Proteins encoded within one genomic window of Pygocentrus nattereri isolate fPygNat1 chromosome 9, fPygNat1.pri, whole genome shotgun sequence:
- the srsf6a gene encoding serine and arginine rich splicing factor 6a isoform X1 produces MPRVYIGRLSYHVREKDIQRFFSGYGKLLEVDLKNGYGFVEFEDTRDADDAVYELNGKELCGERVMVEHARGPRRDRDGYGGGGGGGGGGGGGGGGGGGGGGGGGYYGGGRSGYSSRSRSGRDKYGPPVRTEYRLIVENLSSRCSWQDLKDFMRQAGEVTYADAHKERTNEGVIEFRSHSDMRRALEKLDGTDINGRKIRLIEDKPRRRRSYSGSRSRSRSRRRSRSRSRRSSRSRSNSRSRSRSRSRHHRSRSRHKSRSRSGRKSRSKSPSSKSRSRKSHSRSRTNKSRSRSASRKSRSRSDTRKSRSKSTSKVKSERGSRGQSKEKSTSKKSRSRSASPAENGNEERGKSASRSPSPQAEKSGSKSPERASRSRSKSPSRSKSRSRSRSASQD; encoded by the exons ATGCCTCGCGTATATATCGGCCGTTTGAGCTACCACGTTCGAGAAAAGGACATCCAGCGCTTCTTCAGTGGATATGGCAAGCTTTTGGAAGTCGATTTAAAAAACGG GTATGGCTTTGTGGAGTTTGAGGATACCCGAGACGCAGATGATGCGGTTTATGAACTTAATGGAAAAGAGCTGTGTGGCGAGAGGGTGATGGTAGAGCATGCAAGAGGCCCTCGGCGGGATCGTGATGGATatggtggtggaggaggaggaggtggaggaggaggaggaggaggtggaggaggaggaggaggaggaggaggcggaggTTATTACGGAGGAGGCCGCA gtggctacagcagcagaagccGCTCAGGCAGGGACAAGTATGGCCCTCCCGTTCGTACAGAGTACCGACTGATCGTGGAGAATCTCTCCAGCCGTTGCAGCTGGCAGGACCTGAAG GACTTCATGAGGCAGGCCGGGGAGGTCACCTACGCTGATGCTCATAAGGAGCGTACCAATGAGGGGGTGATCGAGTTCCGCTCACACTCTGACATGCGGAGGGCTCTGGAGAAACTGGATGGTACAGATATTAATGGCAGGAAGATCCGTTTGATTGAGGACAAACCACGTCGTCGCCGCTCGTACTCTGGAAGTCGATCCAG GTCCCGAAGCCGCCGCCGCTCTCGCAGCAGGAGCCGCAGAAGCAGCCGTTCTCGAAGCAACTCGAGATCTCGCTCAAG GTCTCGTTCCCGCCATCATCGCTCCAGGTCCCGCCATAAGTCCCGTTCCCGCTCTGGCCGCAAGTCCCGCTCCAAGTCTCCTTCCAGCAAGTCCCGCTCACGCAAATCTCACTCACGCTCCCGCACCAACAAGTCCCGCAGCAGGTCAGCCAGCCGCAAGTCACGCTCCCGTTCTGACACCCGCAAGTCACGCTCCAAGAGCACTTCTAAAGTGAAGTCCGAACGTGGTTCCCGTGGCCAATCCAAGGAGAAGTCGACCAGTAAAAAATCACGCAGCCGCTCCGCCTCTCCTGCAGAGAATGGAAACGAAGAGCGTGGCAAGTCTGCTTCCCGTTCACCTTCTCCTCAGGCTGAGAAAAGTGGCTCAAAGTCTCCGGAACGGGCTTCCCGATCCCGCTCCAAATCTCCATCTCGCTCTAAATCCAGATCCCGATCCAGATCCGCCTCCCAGGACTAG
- the srsf6a gene encoding serine and arginine rich splicing factor 6a isoform X2: MPRVYIGRLSYHVREKDIQRFFSGYGKLLEVDLKNGYGFVEFEDTRDADDAVYELNGKELCGERVMVEHARGPRRDRDGYGGGGGGGGGGGGGGGGGGGGGGGGGYYGGGRSGYSSRSRSGRDKYGPPVRTEYRLIVENLSSRCSWQDLKDFMRQAGEVTYADAHKERTNEGVIEFRSHSDMRRALEKLDGTDINGRKIRLIEDKPRRRRSYSGSRSRSRSRRRSRSRSRRSSRSRSNSRSRSRSRHKSRSRSGRKSRSKSPSSKSRSRKSHSRSRTNKSRSRSASRKSRSRSDTRKSRSKSTSKVKSERGSRGQSKEKSTSKKSRSRSASPAENGNEERGKSASRSPSPQAEKSGSKSPERASRSRSKSPSRSKSRSRSRSASQD, from the exons ATGCCTCGCGTATATATCGGCCGTTTGAGCTACCACGTTCGAGAAAAGGACATCCAGCGCTTCTTCAGTGGATATGGCAAGCTTTTGGAAGTCGATTTAAAAAACGG GTATGGCTTTGTGGAGTTTGAGGATACCCGAGACGCAGATGATGCGGTTTATGAACTTAATGGAAAAGAGCTGTGTGGCGAGAGGGTGATGGTAGAGCATGCAAGAGGCCCTCGGCGGGATCGTGATGGATatggtggtggaggaggaggaggtggaggaggaggaggaggaggtggaggaggaggaggaggaggaggaggcggaggTTATTACGGAGGAGGCCGCA gtggctacagcagcagaagccGCTCAGGCAGGGACAAGTATGGCCCTCCCGTTCGTACAGAGTACCGACTGATCGTGGAGAATCTCTCCAGCCGTTGCAGCTGGCAGGACCTGAAG GACTTCATGAGGCAGGCCGGGGAGGTCACCTACGCTGATGCTCATAAGGAGCGTACCAATGAGGGGGTGATCGAGTTCCGCTCACACTCTGACATGCGGAGGGCTCTGGAGAAACTGGATGGTACAGATATTAATGGCAGGAAGATCCGTTTGATTGAGGACAAACCACGTCGTCGCCGCTCGTACTCTGGAAGTCGATCCAG GTCCCGAAGCCGCCGCCGCTCTCGCAGCAGGAGCCGCAGAAGCAGCCGTTCTCGAAGCAACTCGAGATCTCGCTCAAG GTCCCGCCATAAGTCCCGTTCCCGCTCTGGCCGCAAGTCCCGCTCCAAGTCTCCTTCCAGCAAGTCCCGCTCACGCAAATCTCACTCACGCTCCCGCACCAACAAGTCCCGCAGCAGGTCAGCCAGCCGCAAGTCACGCTCCCGTTCTGACACCCGCAAGTCACGCTCCAAGAGCACTTCTAAAGTGAAGTCCGAACGTGGTTCCCGTGGCCAATCCAAGGAGAAGTCGACCAGTAAAAAATCACGCAGCCGCTCCGCCTCTCCTGCAGAGAATGGAAACGAAGAGCGTGGCAAGTCTGCTTCCCGTTCACCTTCTCCTCAGGCTGAGAAAAGTGGCTCAAAGTCTCCGGAACGGGCTTCCCGATCCCGCTCCAAATCTCCATCTCGCTCTAAATCCAGATCCCGATCCAGATCCGCCTCCCAGGACTAG